The Procambarus clarkii isolate CNS0578487 chromosome 50, FALCON_Pclarkii_2.0, whole genome shotgun sequence sequence cgttacaaatgaggtggtagaggtactgggattaaaaatagagaaaataaatttagtgattattctaatatacaaaccgccagatgcaacggctgaggaattcacagaacagataaacaaaatagagaatagccttgataatttggagaacccgatacctgatattattttcctaggtgacttcaacttgcctagtctcaggtggaaaatagcaaacaataatattataccaggaaatctatcaggacctaaccaaccacagattagagaactacttagattctgtgacaaaatttcactcaatcagcagatatcggagccaacgagaaatgaaaatattctagatctggtctttacgaacaatgaagacattatcagagacattacgatatcagataccacatactcagatcacaagctcattgaagtgcaaacgaccatcaataatcagaatagacctaaaacgttgataaagcgagaggggctattcagtaaattcaattttaatagtaaaaggatagactgggagataataaacagggaacttgcaaacattccatgggaaactgttctaagtaatataatttctacagaaggaatagaaaaactgacttcggaagcgtatcaagtctgtctgaaacatgttcctttgaggaaagcgagAAAGAGATCcatcgtagaaagagaacgcagacgacactataaacgcaggaaaaaataacggaactgctcatgcagacacgaatttcccgtcaaagaaggaataatttaaatagggagattgaagaaatcgagcggaaattgaaacactcatatgaaactgaagaaaggcagttagaacagaaagcaattcaggaaataataaaaaatcaaaaaaatttcttcacatatgcaaaagcaaaaaccactgccagtattggacctattcgttcaagtgaaggttcatacacggaagatgacaaagaaattagtgaaatcctaaaaaagcagtatgaggacacgtttagcactccaataaacaacatgaaagtggaagatccagacaatttctttatgcgggatattcaaacccctgtaaatataaccgatatcaacacgagcgcactaaattttgaaagagaaatggaaaacatgcccatgcacacggccccaggtccagactcatggaattcaatatttataaagaaatgcaaagtgccggtagcacaggcactcagtataatgtggaggaagagcttcgacacgggggagataccagatgcatttAAAGtatcagacatagcccctctacacaagggaaggagcaaagcattggcaaagaattatagaccagttgcactaacatcgcacatcataaaagtatttgagagagtgattaggagtcaggtcaccaatttcatggagaccaatgaccttcacaacccaggccaacatggattttgagcgggaagatcgtgcctctcacagctacttgagcactacgacaaagtcactgaggcattagaagaaaaacaaaatgctgatgtgatatacacggacttcgcaaaggctttcgataaatgtgaccatggcgtgataggacacaaaatgaagtcaataggAATaagcggtaaagtaggacgctgaatactgagttttctgtcaaacaggactcagcgagtatcggtcaaccatataaaatctagtccaagtgcagttaaaagctctgtacctcagggtacagtccttgcaccgctgcttttccttattctcatatcagatatagacaaaaatacaagtcacagcttcgtatcatcctttgcagatgacacaaaaatcagtatgaaaattatctcggctgaagacattgaaaaacttcaagctgatattaataaagttttcaactgggcatcagaaaataacatgatgtttaacagtgataaattccaagtactcaggtacggtaaatatgaggaccttaaacataatacagagtacaaaacacaatcaaatgtacccatagtaggaaaacagcatgtaaaggatttgggaataataatgtctgacgacctaacgtttaaggagcataaccaagcaaatattgcgacagccagaaaaatgaaaggatggattacgagaactttcaaatccagggatccaatcacaatggttgtactcttcaaatcacttgtgttgtccagtcatgagtactgctcagtactcacttcccccttcagagcaggagagattgctgaaatagagggaatacagagaacatatacgacacgcatagatgcaataaagcacctaaattattgggatcgtctcaaagccctccaattgtactcactagaaagaagacgagagagatttcAAATAAtagacacctggaagatactggagggccaagtaccaaatctacacagtaaaataaccacgtactggagtgaacgatatggaataaaaagcagaatagaaccagtgaagagcagaggtgctataggcacaatcagagaagactgtataaacatcagaggtccgcggttgttcaacgtccttccagcaagcataagaaatattgccggaacaaccgtggacatcttcaagaggaaactagatttattcctccaaggagtgccggaccaaccgggctgtggtgggtatgtgggcctgcgggccgctccaagcaacagcctagtggatcaaactctcacaagtcaagcctggccatgggctgggcttggggagtagaagaactcccagaaccccatcaaccaggtatcatctaCCATCACTAccgccaaccacaaccatctaccaacactgccaccaaacactaccatctaccaacactgccaccaaacactaccatctaccaacactgccaccaaccacaaccatctaccaacactgccatctAAGAAATAAATACAAAGGTGAACTCGCCTTTATTATGCTCCTGTTTTATTTCAACTaatattttgtatatttataGTTCCAATATTTATATATCATAAACAATAGAAACTACTTTTATGCAGTAATTAAGGTTGCCACGAGGCCTCAATTTTTTTTTGACCCAACGTTGTGTAGTAAATTATGACAAACAATTTATGACTGGACACAAAAATGTATTGATTACTTAAAAACTAACTTTGCCACAGCTCTCAAACAATTCCCAGGCACATTCTGGCAACATAAAGTATTTGCTGGGTAGTGTACCTCAGGATCTGGAGTGTATTGCAATGCCTGGAGTGTACATTTCGTcctggagtatacttcagggCTTGTCGTTTACTTTagagtcttgaatatatatcaggGCCTGatatgtacttcagggtctgaagTGTACTTCTCATCATTATGTGtatttcagggtctggagtgtttTTCAGGGTCTGGAAAGTACTTCATGGTCTGTAATGTCTTTTGGGATTGGGGTGTTCTGTAGGACCTGGACTgtgcttcagggcctggagtgtacttcacttTCTGGAGTGTACTTCACTTTCTAGATTGTACTTCAGTGCCTATAGTCTTCTTCATGGCCTATAGTTTATTTATGtcctatagggagccggtcggccgagcggacagcacgctggacttgtgatcctgtggtcccgggttcgatcccgggcgccggtgagaaacaatggacagagtttctttcaccctatgcccctgttacctagcagtaaaataggtacctgggtattagtcagctgtcacgggctgcgtcctgggggtggaggcctggtcgaggaccgggccgcggggacactaaaagccccgaaatcatctcaagataacctcaagatagtgtacTTCAGGGCATGAAGTGTGCTTCAAGTCCTGATTAGTACTTCAAGGTCTAAAGTATACCTCAGGCCCTGCAGTGTGTATAAGAGTCAGAAGTGCACCTCAGGTTCTTCATACATCAGGGTCTGAAGTGTATTTTTCATTCTTGAATGTACTTCAAGGTCTGGAGTGTACTTTAGGGTCTGATGTGGTCATGGTACACTTCACGTCTTTGAGTGTACTTCAGTGTCTGGAGTGTTCTTCGTGGTCATGAGTGCAATTCATGTCTTGGAGAGTATTTCAATGTCTAGAGTGGACCTCAGGTCCTTGAGTTAACTTCAGGGTCTGTAGTGAACTTTAGGGTCTGGAGGGTTTTTTCAGGATCATGAGTGTTCTTCAAGATCTGGAGTGGAATTCAGTTTTGGAGTGTACATCAAATCCTGAATTGAACTTCAGTGTTTGAAATGTGCTTCAGGGTCtgcagtgtacttcagggtctaaaATGTAGTCGAAGGTCTGTAGTACACTTCAGATACTGGAGTGTCCTTCAGGGACTTTAATGTATTTCAGGGGTCTTGAGTGTAGTTTAAAGACAGGAGAGTACTTTTGGTCCTGGAGTGTATTTCAGAACCTGAAGTCTACTTCATGGTctgaagtgtacttcagggtATTGATTATACTTCTGGATCTTAAGTGTACGTCAGGGCCTGGCATGTACTTCTgctcctggagtgtacttcaggtccTTGACTGTATTTCAGGGACTGGAGTGCATTTCAGGGTCAGCAGTATATATCTGATatatactagtagtagtagttgtgggtggtggtaatatatatagtagtatatatttaaaatttgatGTGTTGGCAGGTGTGAAGGAGAGGGAGAACGCCACCCGCCGCCTCCTGGACACTCTGGACCAGCTTGAGTGTGTCAACAAGGCTCACCAAGCTGACAACCTCAAGCTGAAGGAGGAAAACATTCGCCTAAATACTGCGAATCATTTGCTCGAGGAGGACAACATGAAGACTAAGAACGAAGGGCAGCTTGCTCAGGAGGAGATTGTTATATTAAAGTCCCAGATCCGTCaagtggaggaggactcgaggctggTCAAGGAGGAGATCCGTAAAGTGGAGGAAGACTCGAGGCTGGTCCAGGAGGAGATCCGTAaagtggaggaggactcgaggctggTCAAGGAGGAGATCCGTAAAGTGTAGGAGGACTCGAGGCTGGTCAAGGAGGATAACATGAGGATTAAGAACGAAGTGCGCCTTGCTCAGGAAGAAAACATTCAATTAAAGTCCCAGATCCGTCaagtggaggaggactcgaggctggTCAAGCAGGAGATCCGACaagtggaggaggactcgaggctggTCAAGCAAGAGATCCGACAAGTGGAGGAGGACTCAAGGCTGGTCAAGTCGAGGAACCAACAGCTGGAGCTTGCGGAGACCCAAGCCCAGGAGAGGGTCAAGACGGCGTTGACGAGGATCGCTGAGCTAGAGCGAGAGACACAACAGCTGCAAGAGATGAATAATAACACAGCAAGAGAGAAAGGACTTGTTCAAGAGCAACTCTCACTCCTGGAAGAACAGGTCAGGGTCCTTCAAACAGCAAACGCTGCTCTAAATGAAGAAAAGGAAGAAACAATCAGGAAGACTAAAGAGGAGAaacgacttgttgaagagcaactcTCCGTCAGTGAAGAAGAGGCCAGTAAGTTACGGGAAGGAAACACTGCTCTACAGAGTGATAAAGACAGACAGGC is a genomic window containing:
- the LOC138351539 gene encoding putative golgin subfamily A member 6-like protein 3 gives rise to the protein MSVCLLPLLCVLVVWSAAFPEAIMDHTEELDLTGTVIINQIAIHQLQEDQRGVQEGVRSMLMVIANMTEGVKERENATRRLLDTLDQLECVNKAHQADNLKLKEENIRLNTANHLLEEDNMKTKNEGQLAQEEIVILKSQIRQVEEDSRLVKEEIRKVEEDSRLVQEEIRKVEEDSRLVKEEIRKV
- the LOC138351717 gene encoding golgin subfamily A member 6-like protein 22 gives rise to the protein MRIKNEVRLAQEENIQLKSQIRQVEEDSRLVKQEIRQVEEDSRLVKQEIRQVEEDSRLVKSRNQQLELAETQAQERVKTALTRIAELERETQQLQEMNNNTAREKGLVQEQLSLLEEQVRVLQTANAALNEEKEETIRKTKEEKRLVEEQLSVSEEEASKLREGNTALQSDKDRQAQQLRSIQEEKNKLTEEKRLMEEEHEKCKRNVSELYTR